A single region of the Bacillus sp. DX3.1 genome encodes:
- a CDS encoding IS3 family transposase, translating into MYGTIIHSDQGFQYTSRAYYHALQQLGAIGSHSRKGNCHDNACIESFFSHFKSEMFNLNSYQNEKELIQTIETYIYHYNYKRFQKDSTIELQLNIEFRWLHSLFYSCLLDGVRPDSVDQSVPFLSYAWPPHHSI; encoded by the coding sequence GTGTATGGAACCATCATCCACTCAGATCAAGGATTCCAATATACATCTCGTGCTTATTATCATGCGCTTCAACAACTAGGTGCCATCGGCAGCCACTCTCGCAAAGGAAACTGCCATGATAATGCTTGCATTGAATCATTCTTCTCTCATTTTAAATCTGAAATGTTTAATCTTAATTCTTATCAAAACGAGAAAGAACTCATTCAAACAATTGAAACCTACATCTATCACTATAATTACAAACGATTTCAAAAAGACTCAACCATCGAGCTCCAATTGAATATCGAATTTCGATGGCTGCATAGTCTTTTTTACAGTTGTCTACTTGACGGGGTAAGACCAGATTCCGTAGATCAATCTGTCCCTTTTTTATCATATGCATGGCCTCCACACCACTCAATATAG
- a CDS encoding IS3 family transposase, translating to MRILQGSGSVFKKAVSKSIGGVLAQTAKYEIIEELRSQYKVTWLVIIAQLNRSSYYKWRSTCIQRQLRLSKDYTLREQIQAIHIKHKEYGYPRMKVALRDAGFLVSHKKVYRLMRELQIQSIIRKKRRFFKGKSSKVFPNVVEQQFRNRKPNEVLVTDITYLSFKDKFLYLSVVQDIYNNEIVAWKLSHRNDLQLVLKTLGLAAQKEMCMEPSSTQIKDSNIHLVLIIMRFNN from the coding sequence ATTAGAATATTACAAGGCTCAGGTAGCGTATTTAAAAAAGCGGTATCCAAATCTATAGGAGGTGTTCTTGCCCAAACAGCTAAGTATGAGATTATTGAAGAACTACGTTCTCAATATAAAGTAACATGGCTTGTCATCATTGCGCAGTTAAATCGCTCTAGTTACTATAAGTGGCGCTCAACATGTATACAAAGACAATTACGCCTTTCAAAAGATTATACACTGCGTGAACAGATTCAGGCTATTCATATAAAACACAAGGAATACGGTTATCCTCGCATGAAAGTTGCCTTGCGAGATGCTGGATTTTTAGTGAGCCACAAAAAGGTATACAGACTTATGCGAGAACTCCAAATTCAATCAATCATCCGTAAAAAGCGACGCTTTTTCAAAGGTAAATCCTCAAAGGTTTTTCCAAATGTAGTAGAACAACAATTCCGAAATCGAAAGCCAAATGAGGTACTTGTTACAGATATCACTTATTTGTCATTCAAAGATAAATTTCTCTATTTATCAGTCGTTCAAGACATTTATAACAATGAAATCGTAGCTTGGAAACTCTCGCATCGCAATGATTTACAACTTGTTCTAAAAACATTAGGTTTAGCAGCACAAAAAGAGATGTGTATGGAACCATCATCCACTCAGATCAAGGATTCCAATATACATCTCGTGCTTATTATCATGCGCTTCAACAACTAG
- a CDS encoding transposase, translating into MVKKVDTFQTYSNELKIQVVKSYLNGEGSQSAIAKKYKLKSRTQLMNWVRKYQETGDISDLRRNNGGNSGLKNPLKGRLRTKFNSVEEELEYYKAQVAYLKKRYPNL; encoded by the coding sequence ATGGTTAAAAAAGTAGATACATTTCAAACGTATTCAAATGAATTAAAGATACAAGTTGTAAAAAGTTATTTAAATGGTGAGGGTAGCCAATCAGCTATAGCTAAGAAATATAAGCTGAAAAGTAGAACACAGTTAATGAATTGGGTTCGGAAATATCAAGAAACAGGCGACATTTCAGATTTACGAAGAAACAACGGTGGTAATAGTGGTTTAAAAAACCCCTTGAAAGGTCGTCTTCGTACGAAATTCAATAGTGTTGAAGAGGAATTAGAATATTACAAGGCTCAGGTAGCGTATTTAAAAAAGCGGTATCCAAATCTATAG
- a CDS encoding CPBP family intramembrane glutamic endopeptidase: MEGTAEATVLESKSGLQLLVSSIIIAVIAPIAEEIIFRGYLFNRLSFRLGIKKAIIISSIVFGILHLQNIFGATILGISMCVLYIKTKSLIVPIIVHMVSNIFVVFKDISLFMSPSESSTSSTADLDVSIGFIGAFLFIGIGLLWFIPFIKRNWKYCIEKGIPSFTYESNIKNNEKKSL, translated from the coding sequence TTGGAAGGTACAGCTGAAGCAACTGTATTAGAATCGAAAAGTGGTCTTCAATTGTTGGTAAGTAGTATTATAATCGCTGTAATAGCACCAATAGCTGAAGAGATTATATTTCGTGGATATTTATTCAACAGATTAAGCTTCAGATTAGGAATTAAAAAAGCAATTATCATAAGTTCTATTGTATTTGGAATTTTACATTTACAAAACATATTTGGAGCTACTATTTTGGGTATTAGTATGTGTGTATTGTATATAAAAACGAAGAGTCTTATAGTGCCAATTATTGTTCATATGGTATCTAATATTTTTGTAGTATTTAAAGATATTTCATTATTTATGAGTCCTTCTGAATCATCTACATCTTCAACAGCAGACTTAGATGTATCTATAGGTTTTATTGGTGCATTCTTATTCATTGGAATTGGATTACTATGGTTTATTCCTTTTATAAAACGCAATTGGAAATATTGTATTGAAAAAGGGATTCCTAGTTTTACATATGAATCCAATATAAAAAATAATGAGAAAAAATCTTTATAG
- a CDS encoding serine hydrolase domain-containing protein: MKIRSQITCASLALLIAGSSLLYTTPTSIVKAEPTQNVSSSLQTNTQRDHTSVKQAMRDTLQLGYPGILAKTSEGGKTWGYAAGIADLRTKKPMKTDFRFRIGSVTKTFTATVVLQLAGENRLNLDDHIENWLPGVIQGNGYDGNKITIRQILNHTSGIAEYSRSKDADFTDTKKSYTAEELVKMGVSLPPDFAPGDGWSYSNTGYVLLGILIEKVTRNSYAEEIENRIIEPLELSNTFLPGNSSVIPGTNHARGYVQPDGASELKDVTYYNPSAGSSAGDMISTADDLNKFFSYLLGGKLLKEQQLKQMLTTVPTGKEGIDGYGLGIYETKLPSGVSIWGHTGGILGFTTLVGGKLGGKHTLVVNWNSLGRTDSPNPFKNILLAEFSK, translated from the coding sequence ATGAAAATACGTAGTCAAATTACATGTGCAAGTCTGGCCCTATTAATAGCTGGAAGTTCCCTGTTATATACAACACCAACCTCAATTGTAAAAGCAGAGCCCACTCAAAATGTATCTAGTTCGTTACAAACAAATACTCAACGAGATCATACTTCCGTCAAGCAAGCAATGCGGGATACATTGCAACTTGGATACCCGGGGATACTTGCTAAAACTTCTGAGGGTGGAAAAACGTGGGGGTATGCCGCTGGAATAGCGGATCTGAGAACCAAGAAACCAATGAAAACAGATTTTCGCTTTCGCATTGGGAGTGTGACGAAGACGTTCACCGCAACAGTTGTACTTCAATTAGCTGGAGAGAATCGCCTGAATCTAGACGACCACATCGAAAACTGGTTGCCTGGTGTCATTCAAGGAAATGGATATGATGGTAACAAGATTACTATCCGGCAGATATTGAACCATACAAGTGGTATCGCTGAATACTCAAGGTCAAAAGACGCTGATTTTACGGATACAAAAAAATCGTATACGGCTGAAGAGTTAGTGAAGATGGGGGTTTCTCTGCCTCCAGACTTTGCCCCAGGAGATGGCTGGTCTTATTCAAACACAGGATACGTATTACTGGGCATTCTTATTGAAAAAGTAACCAGAAACAGCTATGCGGAAGAGATTGAAAATCGGATTATTGAACCACTTGAATTGTCGAATACATTCCTACCAGGCAACTCAAGTGTTATTCCAGGCACTAACCATGCCCGTGGATATGTCCAACCAGACGGAGCAAGTGAGCTAAAAGACGTTACTTATTATAACCCAAGTGCAGGTAGCTCTGCTGGAGATATGATTTCTACTGCTGACGACTTAAACAAATTCTTCTCTTACTTGCTCGGTGGCAAATTACTGAAAGAACAGCAACTAAAACAAATGCTTACTACAGTTCCTACAGGAAAAGAAGGAATCGATGGATATGGTCTTGGAATCTATGAAACTAAGCTTCCAAGCGGTGTCTCGATATGGGGACACACAGGTGGCATTCTAGGGTTTACTACTCTTGTTGGAGGTAAACTTGGAGGCAAGCATACGTTGGTCGTCAATTGGAATAGTTTGGGTAGAACTGACAGTCCTAATCCTTTTAAAAATATTTTACTTGCTGAATTTAGCAAGTAG
- a CDS encoding DNA-binding protein: MYPLGSKERPIIVKVSSKARAEKVAAICEAYNFYYIVGLEFNEDVTDLKKAIKDCSRPANIYESCSCNSGKRYKFCCMNKEIELDI, translated from the coding sequence ATGTATCCACTAGGTTCTAAAGAACGTCCTATCATCGTAAAGGTTTCGTCTAAAGCAAGAGCAGAGAAAGTGGCTGCGATTTGTGAGGCATACAATTTTTACTACATAGTTGGACTAGAATTCAACGAAGATGTGACGGATTTAAAAAAAGCAATCAAAGATTGCTCAAGGCCAGCAAATATTTATGAGAGTTGTTCATGTAACAGTGGGAAGAGGTACAAGTTTTGTTGTATGAACAAAGAAATTGAGCTGGATATATAA
- a CDS encoding IS4 family transposase, translated as MKKLSSSQVFRLLSEELQRVFSPQALTELAKQTQFVQRNSKFRAQDLSALCIGMGQDIASYSLARLCGNLESETGVLMSPEGLNLRLNAQAVEFLRSLFSQLLQKQLLSMTSLYSSFSAYFRRIRILDATTFQVSDQLATAYPGSGGSGKASGVKIQLEYDLLSGQFLHVEVGPGKQNDVNYGKEIQHTVDLQDLCIRDLGYFSLIDLDAIQQKGAYYLSRLKMNTKIFQKNEHVLTFKNGSIKKKYQYTMIDLEAIMNQLQPGECYEIPVVYIGRSYGLPARAVIYRLTPEQEAQRRKDRAYKEKKKNMTFSDRTKKLQGINVYVTNIPSEYVSKEAIHEFYSLRWQIEIIFKTWKSIFHIHHNTNVKKERLECHIYGKLIALLLSSTVMFQMRQLLLVKKQKELSEWKAMYMIHDYFRTLYRHIQLQSIQLTKSFLRLFHLLDKNGRKSHRYRKKTVFDILGIAYEQHLSK; from the coding sequence ATGAAAAAACTATCTAGTTCTCAAGTGTTTCGACTGCTTTCAGAGGAATTACAACGCGTCTTTTCACCACAAGCATTAACAGAGCTTGCCAAACAAACTCAGTTTGTTCAACGTAACAGTAAATTCAGGGCACAAGATTTATCTGCCTTATGTATTGGGATGGGACAAGACATTGCGAGTTATTCTCTGGCTAGACTATGTGGAAATTTGGAATCAGAAACCGGCGTCCTGATGAGTCCAGAAGGACTAAATCTAAGGTTGAATGCACAAGCAGTGGAATTTTTACGCTCTTTATTCTCACAGTTATTACAAAAACAATTGTTATCCATGACATCTCTCTATTCCTCTTTTTCAGCATATTTTCGTCGTATTCGGATTTTAGATGCCACCACGTTTCAAGTCTCGGATCAACTTGCGACGGCTTATCCTGGTTCAGGAGGAAGTGGAAAGGCTTCTGGCGTAAAAATACAGTTAGAATACGATTTGCTGAGTGGGCAATTTTTACATGTTGAAGTGGGGCCAGGTAAACAAAATGATGTGAATTATGGGAAAGAGATTCAACATACTGTTGATTTACAAGATTTATGCATACGAGATTTAGGGTATTTTAGTTTAATTGATTTAGATGCAATCCAACAAAAAGGGGCGTACTATTTATCTCGATTAAAAATGAACACCAAAATATTTCAAAAAAATGAGCATGTTCTTACCTTTAAAAACGGATCCATTAAGAAAAAATATCAATACACAATGATTGACTTAGAAGCCATCATGAATCAGTTACAGCCGGGTGAATGTTATGAAATTCCTGTTGTTTATATCGGTCGGAGTTATGGACTTCCAGCACGAGCCGTGATTTACAGACTAACCCCTGAGCAAGAAGCACAACGTAGAAAAGATCGTGCATACAAAGAGAAAAAGAAGAATATGACTTTTAGCGATCGAACCAAAAAACTGCAAGGAATCAATGTGTACGTTACCAATATTCCATCGGAATATGTCTCAAAAGAAGCCATTCATGAATTCTACTCCCTTCGTTGGCAAATCGAAATCATTTTTAAAACATGGAAATCTATTTTTCATATTCATCACAATACAAATGTAAAAAAGGAACGGTTAGAGTGTCATATCTATGGAAAGTTAATTGCGCTCTTATTATCCTCTACTGTGATGTTTCAAATGAGGCAATTATTACTGGTCAAGAAACAAAAAGAGTTAAGTGAATGGAAAGCCATGTATATGATTCACGATTACTTTCGAACATTATATCGCCATATACAACTTCAATCGATCCAGTTAACAAAAAGTTTTCTTCGCTTGTTCCATTTACTTGATAAAAATGGACGGAAATCGCATCGATATCGAAAGAAAACGGTGTTTGATATTTTAGGTATTGCATACGAACAACATCTATCCAAGTAA
- a CDS encoding IS6 family transposase, protein MGYFKGKQFEKDIILVAVGYYCRFSLSYRDVSEILKERGISIHPTTIMRWVHEYGNLIYQIWKKKNKNTLLSWRLDETYIKIKGKWCYLYRAIDKEGQTLDIQLRQKRDKQAAYAFMKRLARTFGEPTVLTTDKAPSLASAFKKLKEIGLYKNTFHRTIKYLNNIIEQDHRHVKRRFSRSLGFQSLRHASRTIKGIETVHAIYKQKRSLQPNFVFSTYNALHELLIVS, encoded by the coding sequence ATGGGATATTTTAAAGGAAAACAGTTCGAGAAAGATATTATCTTGGTAGCCGTTGGCTACTATTGTCGTTTTTCTTTAAGCTATCGCGATGTGTCTGAAATTCTCAAAGAACGTGGTATTTCTATTCATCCAACAACTATCATGCGCTGGGTTCATGAATATGGAAATCTTATCTATCAAATTTGGAAGAAGAAAAACAAAAACACATTGTTATCTTGGCGTTTGGATGAAACCTATATCAAAATTAAAGGAAAGTGGTGTTATTTATATCGAGCAATTGATAAAGAGGGACAAACACTTGATATTCAACTTCGTCAAAAACGAGACAAACAAGCAGCATATGCTTTTATGAAAAGACTCGCTCGAACTTTTGGAGAACCAACGGTTCTGACGACAGATAAGGCTCCTTCTTTAGCTTCCGCATTCAAAAAATTAAAGGAGATAGGTCTTTACAAAAATACCTTTCATCGTACAATAAAGTACCTCAATAATATCATCGAGCAAGATCATCGACATGTGAAACGTCGATTTTCCCGTTCCTTAGGCTTTCAAAGTCTTCGCCATGCCTCACGTACTATTAAAGGTATAGAAACTGTTCATGCCATATACAAACAAAAGCGAAGTCTTCAACCAAACTTCGTTTTTTCGACGTATAACGCATTACATGAATTATTAATAGTTTCATAA
- a CDS encoding IS6 family transposase, which produces MRYFKGKQFKKDIILVAVGYYCRFSLSYRDVSEILKERGISVHPTTIMRWVHEYGNLMYQIWKKKNKTVQLSWRLDETYIKVKGKWCYLYRAIDKEGQTLDIQLRKKRDTQAAYAFMKRLVRTYGEPTVLTTDKAPSLICAFKKLQRIDFYKNTFHRTTKYLNNLIEQDHRHVKRRFARSLGFQSLRHASRTIKGIETLHAIYAEKTKSSIRLRLFGV; this is translated from the coding sequence ATGAGATATTTTAAAGGAAAACAGTTTAAGAAAGATATCATTTTAGTAGCCGTTGGCTACTATTGTCGTTTTTCTCTAAGCTATCGTGATGTGTCTGAAATTCTGAAGGAACGTGGTATTTCAGTTCATCCCACAACGATTATGCGCTGGGTACATGAATATGGCAATCTGATGTATCAGATTTGGAAAAAGAAAAACAAAACGGTACAGTTATCTTGGCGTTTGGATGAAACCTATATTAAAGTCAAAGGAAAATGGTGTTATTTATATCGTGCCATTGACAAAGAGGGGCAAACGCTTGATATTCAACTGCGTAAAAAGAGAGATACACAAGCGGCATATGCTTTTATGAAAAGACTGGTTCGAACTTATGGAGAACCAACGGTTCTGACTACAGATAAGGCTCCTTCTTTAATTTGCGCATTTAAAAAATTACAGAGGATAGACTTTTACAAAAATACCTTTCATCGTACAACAAAATATCTCAATAATCTCATTGAGCAAGATCATCGACACGTGAAGCGCCGTTTCGCTCGTTCCTTAGGATTTCAAAGTCTTCGTCATGCCTCACGTACGATAAAAGGGATAGAAACGCTTCATGCCATATACGCCGAAAAGACGAAGTCTTCAATCAGACTCCGTCTTTTCGGCGTATAA